The following coding sequences lie in one Arachis ipaensis cultivar K30076 chromosome B03, Araip1.1, whole genome shotgun sequence genomic window:
- the LOC107634492 gene encoding auxin-responsive protein SAUR72-like isoform X1: MEGEQQQRSKLNKAKQIVRLRGMLRRWHSFSSSSSTSISSSPNISSSPNYNMIDNSDYQEPTSDDDPTSKRAACNCNLDEEDHKCESPEPPPDVPKGYLAVYVGSELRRFIIPTSYLTHSLFKLLLEKAEDEFGFSHNGALTIPCETETFKYLLRCIETNYDTHQGSSSGNIGTSEA; the protein is encoded by the exons atggaaggtGAGCAGCAGCAAAGATCAAAACTGAATAAAGCTAAGCAGATTGTGAGGCTAAGGGGAATGCTTCGTAGATGGCACAGTTTCTCATCCTCATCGTCAACCTCAATCTCATCATCACCAAACATTTCAAGTAGCCCCAATTACAACATGATTGACAATTCTGATTACCAAGAACCTACAAGTGATGATGATCCAACCTCAAAGAGGGCAGCGTGTAATTGTAACTTGGATGAAGAGGATCACAAATGCGAGAGCCCCGAGCCCCCTCCCGATGTTCCGAAAGGGTACTTGGCAGTTTATGTTGGGAGTGAGCTTCGGAGATTCATCATTCCAACTAGCTACCTTACTCATTCTCTCTTCAAGTTATTGCTTGAGAAGGCTGAAGATGAGTTTGGATTTAGCCATAATGGTGCTCTCACTATTCCTTGTGAGACTGAGACCTTCAAGTATCTCCTCAGATGCATAGAGACCAACTACGACACCCATCAAGGTAGCTCCT CTGGAAATATAGGAACTTCGGAAGCATAA
- the LOC107634492 gene encoding auxin-responsive protein SAUR72-like isoform X2: MEGEQQQRSKLNKAKQIVRLRGMLRRWHSFSSSSSTSISSSPNISSSPNYNMIDNSDYQEPTSDDDPTSKRAACNCNLDEEDHKCESPEPPPDVPKGYLAVYVGSELRRFIIPTSYLTHSLFKLLLEKAEDEFGFSHNGALTIPCETETFKYLLRCIETNYDTHQAGNIGTSEA, from the exons atggaaggtGAGCAGCAGCAAAGATCAAAACTGAATAAAGCTAAGCAGATTGTGAGGCTAAGGGGAATGCTTCGTAGATGGCACAGTTTCTCATCCTCATCGTCAACCTCAATCTCATCATCACCAAACATTTCAAGTAGCCCCAATTACAACATGATTGACAATTCTGATTACCAAGAACCTACAAGTGATGATGATCCAACCTCAAAGAGGGCAGCGTGTAATTGTAACTTGGATGAAGAGGATCACAAATGCGAGAGCCCCGAGCCCCCTCCCGATGTTCCGAAAGGGTACTTGGCAGTTTATGTTGGGAGTGAGCTTCGGAGATTCATCATTCCAACTAGCTACCTTACTCATTCTCTCTTCAAGTTATTGCTTGAGAAGGCTGAAGATGAGTTTGGATTTAGCCATAATGGTGCTCTCACTATTCCTTGTGAGACTGAGACCTTCAAGTATCTCCTCAGATGCATAGAGACCAACTACGACACCCATCAAG CTGGAAATATAGGAACTTCGGAAGCATAA